The genomic DNA ATATAAATAAAGCCTCAGTTCACACTCTGATATATCTAATGAGCAAGGTGATGGATAGTACCATTGTCTATCGTCATAATTTAGAGGTATTAGAAGATGTTAAAAAAGAGATGAAAGCTATTTTTGAAAGTGGTGGAGTATTCAATTACAGTTTAGATTTTTTATTTGAATTGGAGAATAAGTATATTCAAAAAAATATAAGTCCAGGGGGAAGTGCTGATCTATTGGCGGTTACCATATTTTTTCATAAGATCTTAACTTACTTTTACTAACGAGGTGAAAAAAATGAAAAAGGGAAAAGTATTTTTAATTCTATTTCCTCTATTTTTAGGAATTGGAATCTATCTATTATATCGAAGTAAAAATCTATTTTACTTCAAGTTTTTTTCAACCCATCCTGTAATATATGAGCATATAATCTCATTGAGAGAGTTGGCTTGGTCCTATCGTAAACACCTACCTCTTTGGAGTGTCTACTCACTTCCAGATGGACTGTGGTTATTCTCCTTTGGAGCTGCTCTACTTGTGGATAGAAAATTTTATACTATACATTTCATAATATTTACACTTATTTATATGTTTATGGTGGGTTTGGAGTTTGTTCAAAAATATTTTGGTGGGCATGGAACTATGTTAGGAACTTTTGATTACTTAGATATTGTTTTTTTCACTTGTGGATATATGTGTATATCTCTAATCTCCATTTTACTTCATAAATTACAAAAAAACAGTTTTTTTAATGAGATCCATCTTACAAAAAAAGATGAACTAATTGAAGATCTTAAATTTTCTATAATTTTTTTAATTTTAGGAGTTTTACCTAGCCTATTCTAAGGCTAGGTTTTTTATTTATTTTAAATAATTCTAAATTTTTATGGAATTTTGTGGTATAATCTAAAAAGAGTAAAAATTAAAAGGTGGTAAGGAATGTTAAATAAAGGTATTATAAAAAAAATTGACGGAAATAAAATTATTGTTAAACTTTATAAAGATACAGCTTGTTCACACTGCAGTGGTTGTAGTGGAGATAGTAAATATGGTAAGGATTTTGAATTTACAACTGATATGAAAGCTGAAATTGGAGATACTGTCACTTTTGAAATCTCAGCTGGTAAAGTTATAAAAGCTGCTTCAATTGCCTATGTTTTTCCTGCTATCGCAATGATTGCTGGTTACTTCTTCGGTGAAAAAATCCTGAATCTTTCTGAGAACAAAAGTATTGTATTTAGTTTTGTTGCTTTACTTCTCTCTTTTGTGGCTCTATTCTTCTATGATAAATTAGTTGTTAAAAAAAGACCTAATGCAGAAATAGAGATTATCTCAATTGAAAAAGAAGACACTTCAACTATGACAGATAGTTGTAAAAATAAAAATGCTTGGTAAAAAATCAACTGCATCTATTCTCTTATTTTACAAGATATAGCTGCAGTTTTTTTATTGTGTAATCTTTTTATGTATGATATAATTAAAATCTATCTTATTTTTAAAGAGGTATATTATGGATAAATTAGAGATTAAAATTATTAGTACTATTGATAGTATTGGTCCCACATTTATATCAAAATTAGCAAATAGAATACTTGAAAATCAAAATTTAGTAAAAGAGTGTGTTAAAAAATTAGTAGCTGAAAAGATTTTAGAGCGTGTTGAAAATATTATGGTCTCTTATAAAACCAAAGAGGCAAACACTGTAACAAAGCACAGAAATCACACCTATTACAAACTTACTAAAAAAGGTGAGCAATTAGCTAAATCTTTGGCTATAACTGACAACTCTGTAAGAGAAGCTTTTAAAACTTATAACAAAGCTCTTCAAAATATTTTGGATAATCCTGAGTCTATGGAATCAACTTCAATAGATTGTGTTATTGATTTTCCATATTCTCAGGAGAATCCTATAAAAAATATTCTTAAAGAAGAGTTTTTTACCTTAGAAAAAACCTATGATAAAACAGTAACTTTAAGAGGAAAGGTAGAAAAAAATAAAATTGAAAAAATTAAATTACTACCTAATGTTGTGGTCTTGAGCTAAATTTTTCTTTAATCTAGCTCCTGTATTCCACCACCATTGACAAAGATAACTTGTCCACTTGTCCAAGCTGATGCTGGACTTGCAAAGTATAATACAGTCATAGCTATATCCTCTACATCTCCCAATCTTTTTAGTGGAGTATTTTTCAACATATTTTTCTCTATTTCAGGAGTAAGAACACTTGCTAAAGCTCTTGTCTTTATAGCTCCAGGTCCTATTGCATTAACTCTTATCTCAGGTCCTAAATCATATGAAGCATATTTTGTCATCTGATTTACTGCTGCTTTAGAACTTCCATATATTATCATATCGTGACTTACCATATCAGAAGACATTGAACTTATATTTATAATTGAACCATATCCATCTTTTTTCATATATGGAGCACATAACTTAGTTAGAATAATTCCACTGAATACATTTAATGTATAAATTTTTGTGATGTATTCTAGAGTAAGAGATTCAATATTTTCACGACCTCCTCCTCCACCTCCAGCATTATTTACTAGAATATTAACTTTACCAAATTTTTCAACTGTAGTTTTCACTAGATTTTCTAGTTCCTCTTCAAATAAAACATTACATTTTATTCCTAAAGCTTCAACACCATATTTTTTAGCCTCTTCTGCTACAGCTTTAGCTTTCTCTTCATCTAGATCACTACAAACTACATTTGCTCCTGCTTCAGCTAATTTTAAAGCACTGGCTTTTCCTATTCCATCTCCAGCACCAGTAACTATAGCTACTTTTCCCTTTAAATCATATGCATCTGTTATCTTCATAACCATCACTCCTTACAATAAAGAATTTTTAATTTAATCTTCTTCTGTTCAAATGTTTATTAAATATAAAATAAAATGTAATACAAGAAGCTACTGTTCCACACATATCTGCTATTGGTTGAGCATAGAAAGCTGATCTAGCTATAAAAAATAGTGGTAGTAGATATGTACTTAACATATATGTAAATTTTCTAAAAATAGATAGACAAAAGGCTGTTTTTACCCTTCCTACAGCAGTAAATCCATCTACAAAACAGTACTGAAATGAGAGTGGAATAACTGCTAAAACACTTGCATTTATACCCCATAATGAAAGATTTACCAATCTCTCCTCTGAAGTAAAAAAATGTACAAATCCTGGAGCTAGATACTTAGTCAAAATAAACATAGTCGTTGTTAATAAAAGAGCAAAAATCAGTGTGTATTTTTCAGCTAATTTTACTCTAGTTATATCTCTAGCACCATAGTTATAACTCAATATTGGTTGAGTTCCATTAGTTAAACCCAAAAGAGGTCCCGTTATCAGTAGCAGATAGCTTTGAATTATTGTAGCTGCTGATATTAATAGATCTCCCTCTCCTCTCCCACCAAATTTTTGTAGCATAGAGTTTAATATAATTAATATCAAACTATCTGTTGCCAAAATAAAAAATGGTGAAAATCCAAATGTTACAATCTTTTTTATCAAATTTAGTGAGTAGTTTCCATAGGTAATCTTAATTGGAATTCTCTTTCCTGTTAAAAATAAAAAGGCAAATAAAAAGGAGCAAAATTGAGATATTACTGTTGCCCAAGCTGCTCCAGCCACACCCATTTTAAAAACAAATATGAATATGGTATCTAAAATTATATTCATAATTGCACCTATAATTACTGTTAACATTCCAATAGTTGAGAATCCCTGACAGGTTATAAAAAAGTTTAATCCTATTGCCATTATTGCAAAAAAACTTCCAAGAGTATATATTGTTAAATATGTATTTGCATATGGAAATGTTATACTACTTGCCCCAAATAACATAATCAATCTATCTTTTATCATTAAAAAAAGAATAGTCAATACTACTCCAATCACTGATAGACCTAAGAAACTATTTGATAAAATTCTCTTAGCCTCTTCATTTTCATTTGCTCCCATCTTTAT from Fusobacterium sp. SYSU M8D902 includes the following:
- a CDS encoding SoxR reducing system RseC family protein — encoded protein: MLNKGIIKKIDGNKIIVKLYKDTACSHCSGCSGDSKYGKDFEFTTDMKAEIGDTVTFEISAGKVIKAASIAYVFPAIAMIAGYFFGEKILNLSENKSIVFSFVALLLSFVALFFYDKLVVKKRPNAEIEIISIEKEDTSTMTDSCKNKNAW
- a CDS encoding DUF2250 domain-containing protein produces the protein MDKLEIKIISTIDSIGPTFISKLANRILENQNLVKECVKKLVAEKILERVENIMVSYKTKEANTVTKHRNHTYYKLTKKGEQLAKSLAITDNSVREAFKTYNKALQNILDNPESMESTSIDCVIDFPYSQENPIKNILKEEFFTLEKTYDKTVTLRGKVEKNKIEKIKLLPNVVVLS
- a CDS encoding glucose 1-dehydrogenase, which produces MKITDAYDLKGKVAIVTGAGDGIGKASALKLAEAGANVVCSDLDEEKAKAVAEEAKKYGVEALGIKCNVLFEEELENLVKTTVEKFGKVNILVNNAGGGGGGRENIESLTLEYITKIYTLNVFSGIILTKLCAPYMKKDGYGSIINISSMSSDMVSHDMIIYGSSKAAVNQMTKYASYDLGPEIRVNAIGPGAIKTRALASVLTPEIEKNMLKNTPLKRLGDVEDIAMTVLYFASPASAWTSGQVIFVNGGGIQELD
- a CDS encoding MATE family efflux transporter; the encoded protein is MMKISNDLGRDSILSLVLKLAIPAMLSQLVNLLYSIIDRMYIGNIPDIGGLALAGVGVCGPIVTFLASFGTLIGLGGSINMSIKMGANENEEAKRILSNSFLGLSVIGVVLTILFLMIKDRLIMLFGASSITFPYANTYLTIYTLGSFFAIMAIGLNFFITCQGFSTIGMLTVIIGAIMNIILDTIFIFVFKMGVAGAAWATVISQFCSFLFAFLFLTGKRIPIKITYGNYSLNLIKKIVTFGFSPFFILATDSLILIILNSMLQKFGGRGEGDLLISAATIIQSYLLLITGPLLGLTNGTQPILSYNYGARDITRVKLAEKYTLIFALLLTTTMFILTKYLAPGFVHFFTSEERLVNLSLWGINASVLAVIPLSFQYCFVDGFTAVGRVKTAFCLSIFRKFTYMLSTYLLPLFFIARSAFYAQPIADMCGTVASCITFYFIFNKHLNRRRLN